The Verrucomicrobiia bacterium genome includes a window with the following:
- a CDS encoding sensor histidine kinase KdpD gives MTEVQRPNPDAMLAALQKEEAKSRRGKLKVFFGMAPGVGKTYAMLEAARRELAAGRDVVAGYVETHRRKETDALAQGLPVIPRLTVEYHSVTLTEMDLDAVLARRPQLALVDEFAHTNAPGARHPKRYQDVLELLEAGIDVFTTLNVQHVESRAEAVRQITGVPIREMLPDTALDGAEFELVDLPPEELRARLAAGKVYVPESARAAQENFFRPGNLAALRELALRFAAEHVGQDVLGYRQSLGITDPWKSGRRLLVALSPSPTSAALLRWTRRLAGELHAQWLAVYVELPRQLSSDDQGRLAKHLSLARELGAQVLTTTDDDVVRGLMRVAREQNATELIVGKPAGWRVLDLLRGGSFLNRLIRESGQVDVHVVRAEEEPVRGRRLEVPRFAITDARGYAVAAGVVAAVTVINLILQRWIGYLPVSLLYLVAVVGLGIFVGRGPTLAAATLTALLWDFFFTEPRYTLRISNGADTMMFLTYFLVALAMGHLTARLRTQQAAERHREQRATALYLLTRELAKGTDLADLLAIVVREVSKTFLAEVAVSLPGDDNSSPLTPYFASTWALPEKEQSVASWAYRHRQPAGRATDTLPSAEGLHLPLVAGERVAGVLSLRFREPGPLAPAQRDLLDAFVPQIALVLDRQRLRDDEQQAQLIAQSERLSKTLLNSVSHELKTPLAALQAVADSLEANRDDRATTLAEFRTALERLNRVVNNLLNMTRLEAGTVQPRLDWSDVTEICSAALDLTGGALAAHPLVREIQPNPPLVKVDQALIEQALANLLINAAMHTPPGTEVTLRARVASGQFDLSVLDRGRGLPEGDPEALFAKFARGPSAPAGGSGLGLAIARGFARAHGGEAFARPREGGGAQFSLVLPVETLELTPHEAESPHRSHH, from the coding sequence ATGACCGAGGTTCAGCGCCCGAATCCAGACGCGATGCTGGCCGCCTTGCAAAAGGAGGAGGCCAAATCACGTCGCGGGAAGTTGAAGGTCTTTTTCGGCATGGCTCCCGGTGTGGGCAAGACCTACGCCATGCTCGAAGCTGCCCGGCGGGAGTTGGCCGCCGGGCGCGACGTGGTCGCCGGCTATGTGGAAACCCATCGGCGCAAGGAGACCGATGCGCTGGCCCAGGGTCTTCCGGTCATCCCCCGGCTCACCGTCGAGTACCACAGTGTGACTCTGACGGAGATGGACCTGGATGCCGTTCTGGCCCGGCGCCCGCAACTGGCCTTGGTGGATGAGTTCGCGCACACCAACGCGCCCGGCGCCCGGCATCCCAAGCGGTATCAGGACGTGCTCGAGTTGCTTGAAGCCGGTATCGACGTTTTCACCACCCTCAATGTGCAGCATGTTGAAAGCCGCGCCGAAGCCGTGCGCCAAATCACCGGCGTCCCGATTCGCGAAATGCTGCCGGATACCGCGCTGGATGGGGCGGAATTTGAGCTGGTGGATTTGCCGCCCGAGGAGCTGCGCGCCCGCCTGGCCGCCGGCAAAGTTTATGTTCCGGAATCGGCCCGGGCGGCGCAGGAGAATTTTTTCCGTCCGGGCAATCTCGCGGCGTTGCGGGAACTGGCGCTGCGTTTTGCGGCCGAGCACGTGGGCCAGGATGTGCTGGGCTACCGCCAATCGCTGGGCATTACGGACCCGTGGAAATCGGGCCGGCGCCTGCTGGTCGCCTTAAGCCCCAGTCCCACCTCAGCCGCGTTGTTGCGTTGGACCCGACGCCTGGCCGGGGAACTGCATGCGCAATGGCTGGCGGTCTATGTCGAGCTGCCGCGCCAGCTTTCCTCAGATGACCAGGGCCGGCTGGCCAAGCATCTGAGCCTTGCCCGCGAACTGGGCGCGCAGGTGCTCACGACCACCGATGATGATGTGGTCCGCGGCCTTATGCGCGTGGCGCGGGAACAAAACGCAACCGAGCTGATCGTGGGCAAACCGGCGGGCTGGCGGGTGCTGGACCTCTTGCGCGGCGGCTCGTTTCTGAATCGGCTGATTCGCGAAAGCGGGCAGGTTGACGTTCATGTCGTCAGAGCTGAAGAAGAACCGGTGAGGGGGCGCCGGCTGGAGGTCCCGCGTTTTGCCATTACGGACGCTCGCGGCTACGCTGTGGCCGCCGGAGTGGTCGCGGCTGTCACGGTCATTAACCTGATTCTTCAAAGATGGATCGGCTACCTCCCTGTCTCGTTGTTGTACCTCGTCGCTGTGGTTGGGCTCGGGATATTTGTCGGACGCGGCCCAACGCTGGCGGCGGCAACTTTAACGGCACTTTTGTGGGACTTTTTCTTTACTGAACCGCGCTACACGCTGCGTATCTCCAACGGCGCCGATACAATGATGTTTCTGACCTATTTTTTGGTCGCCTTGGCAATGGGCCATTTGACGGCCCGGTTGCGGACCCAGCAGGCTGCCGAACGGCACCGGGAGCAACGTGCCACCGCCCTTTATTTGCTCACGCGTGAACTGGCCAAAGGCACCGACCTTGCCGATCTGCTGGCCATTGTCGTTCGCGAAGTCAGCAAGACCTTCCTCGCTGAGGTCGCCGTTTCGCTGCCAGGCGATGACAACTCTTCTCCGCTGACTCCTTATTTCGCAAGCACGTGGGCGCTGCCCGAGAAGGAGCAAAGCGTGGCAAGCTGGGCGTACCGTCATCGGCAACCGGCCGGGCGGGCCACCGACACCCTCCCCTCAGCCGAGGGATTGCACCTGCCCCTGGTGGCCGGCGAGCGCGTGGCCGGCGTATTGAGCCTGCGGTTCCGTGAGCCCGGCCCGCTCGCCCCTGCCCAACGGGATTTGCTCGATGCCTTCGTTCCGCAGATTGCGCTGGTGCTCGATCGGCAGCGCCTGCGGGATGATGAGCAGCAGGCGCAATTGATCGCCCAATCTGAGCGGCTCAGCAAGACCTTGCTGAACTCCGTCTCACACGAGTTGAAGACCCCTTTGGCCGCGCTGCAAGCAGTGGCGGACAGCCTTGAAGCGAATCGCGATGACCGCGCGACCACTTTGGCCGAGTTCCGCACCGCGTTGGAACGGCTCAATCGAGTCGTGAATAACCTTCTGAACATGACGCGTCTCGAGGCGGGAACCGTCCAGCCTCGACTCGACTGGTCCGACGTGACGGAGATATGTTCCGCAGCGCTGGACCTGACTGGCGGCGCCCTTGCCGCCCATCCTCTGGTGCGAGAGATTCAACCCAACCCGCCCCTTGTTAAAGTGGACCAGGCGCTGATCGAGCAAGCGCTTGCGAACTTACTGATTAATGCCGCAATGCACACCCCGCCAGGCACCGAAGTCACTCTCCGGGCACGGGTCGCCTCGGGACAGTTCGACCTTTCTGTGCTCGATCGCGGGCGGGGTCTGCCGGAAGGTGACCCTGAGGCGCTGTTCGCAAAGTTTGCGCGCGGCCCATCCGCCCCGGCCGGCGGGTCCGGTCTGGGCCTGGCGATTGCGCGCGGGTTTGCTCGCGCCCATGGCGGCGAGGCCTTCGCCCGGCCACGCGAAGGTGGCGGCGCGCAGTTCAGCCTCGTGCTGCCCGTGGAAACCCTGGAACTAACCCCTCATGAAGCCGAGTCTCCCCACCGCTCTCATCATTGA
- a CDS encoding response regulator, producing the protein MKPSLPTALIIDDELQIRRLLRAGLEGAGYRVVEADSGQLGISQTALCRPDVVVLDLGLADMEGREVLRRIREWSRVPVLVASVRDDPEDKVAALDAGADDYVTKPFDSTELLARLRAIQRRADPAREAPEFIAGSLRIDFVARLVRVGEREIHLTPIEYALLRVLARNVGKVVSHRQLLREVWGPNAEQQSQYLRVHLAHVRQKLAEAGINPQSLRTEPGIGYRLALL; encoded by the coding sequence ATGAAGCCGAGTCTCCCCACCGCTCTCATCATTGACGATGAACTGCAGATTCGACGCCTGCTTCGCGCCGGGTTGGAAGGGGCAGGCTACCGCGTTGTCGAAGCCGATAGCGGCCAGCTTGGAATTTCCCAAACCGCCCTCTGCCGGCCTGATGTCGTGGTGCTGGATTTGGGACTGGCCGACATGGAAGGGCGCGAGGTCTTGCGCCGGATTCGTGAATGGAGCCGGGTGCCCGTGCTGGTGGCCAGCGTGCGGGATGATCCCGAGGACAAAGTGGCGGCGTTGGACGCAGGGGCTGACGATTATGTCACCAAACCATTCGATTCGACTGAACTGCTGGCCCGCTTGCGCGCTATCCAGCGCCGCGCTGACCCGGCGCGCGAGGCGCCCGAGTTTATTGCAGGCTCGCTGCGCATTGATTTCGTAGCCCGGCTGGTCAGGGTCGGAGAGCGGGAGATTCATCTGACCCCAATTGAGTACGCGCTGCTGCGGGTGCTGGCGCGTAATGTGGGGAAAGTGGTTAGCCATCGTCAACTTCTGCGGGAGGTCTGGGGTCCAAACGCCGAACAGCAATCGCAGTATCTGCGCGTCCATTTAGCCCACGTGCGCCAAAAGCTCGCCGAGGCTGGGATTAACCCGCAGAGCCTGCGAACCGAACCGGGGATTGGCTACCGCCTTGCTCTTTTGTAA
- a CDS encoding sulfatase-like hydrolase/transferase, with amino-acid sequence MARLSISAIAFIAALSLSFTARGAPVPTRPNVIFILADDQGSVDANCYGAKDLVTPGVDRLAAQGVRFTQFYSAAPVCSPSRAGLLTGRYPWLAGMPNNGAAPPTEAADQLDTLTGQGLPASEKTLADMFRAAGYATAHIGKWHLGLGAGHRPLDHGFDYSFGFMGGCIDNWTHFFYWAGPNRHDLWENNQRVRLPGHYFPDLMVERAEAFISTNRDRPFFMYFAMNMPHYPYQGDPKWIEHYHDLKFPRNLYAAFVSTLDERVQRLMKFLEDSGLRERTLIVYQSDNGHSVEERAHYGGGSSGPYRGAKFSLFEGGIRLPAIISWPGHLPEGQVRGQVAHACDWMPTLAQICGVALPKTQLNGRSLVPAIESAEAPSPNDVLQWRLNDQWAVREGPWKLLHNPNDQADKQKLAPRDKKWFLANIEDDPGERTNLAALHPDIVTRLQALEPAR; translated from the coding sequence ATGGCCAGGCTTTCTATCAGCGCAATCGCGTTCATTGCGGCGCTCTCACTCAGTTTCACCGCCCGGGGCGCGCCTGTGCCAACCCGCCCCAATGTCATCTTCATCCTGGCAGACGATCAGGGAAGCGTGGACGCCAATTGCTACGGGGCCAAGGACTTGGTGACCCCTGGTGTGGACCGGCTCGCCGCCCAGGGCGTGCGCTTCACCCAGTTTTATTCCGCCGCCCCGGTCTGTTCGCCTTCGCGCGCCGGCCTGCTTACGGGTCGCTACCCCTGGCTCGCCGGCATGCCCAATAATGGAGCCGCCCCGCCGACCGAAGCGGCGGATCAATTGGACACATTGACGGGACAGGGCTTGCCCGCGAGTGAAAAGACCCTGGCCGACATGTTCCGCGCCGCAGGCTATGCCACCGCGCATATCGGCAAATGGCACCTGGGGCTCGGCGCCGGGCATCGTCCTCTGGACCATGGGTTCGATTACTCGTTCGGTTTCATGGGCGGTTGCATCGATAATTGGACCCATTTTTTCTATTGGGCGGGGCCAAACCGGCACGACCTTTGGGAAAACAACCAACGCGTCCGTCTGCCGGGCCATTACTTTCCAGACCTCATGGTCGAAAGGGCCGAGGCCTTCATTTCGACCAATCGCGACCGTCCATTCTTCATGTATTTTGCAATGAACATGCCCCATTACCCGTACCAGGGAGACCCCAAATGGATCGAGCATTATCATGACTTGAAGTTCCCGCGCAACTTGTACGCGGCATTTGTCTCGACGCTCGATGAGCGAGTTCAGCGGCTGATGAAGTTCCTGGAAGATTCCGGGCTGCGTGAGCGGACGCTTATCGTTTACCAATCCGATAACGGGCATTCGGTCGAGGAGCGCGCCCATTATGGTGGCGGGAGCAGCGGGCCCTATCGCGGGGCCAAGTTCAGCCTGTTCGAGGGGGGCATCCGGCTGCCGGCTATTATCTCCTGGCCGGGCCACTTACCGGAAGGCCAGGTGCGCGGCCAGGTGGCCCATGCCTGCGATTGGATGCCGACACTGGCGCAAATTTGCGGCGTGGCTTTGCCCAAAACCCAATTAAACGGGCGCAGCCTCGTGCCGGCAATCGAGTCTGCCGAGGCGCCCAGCCCGAATGATGTGCTCCAATGGCGGCTCAATGACCAATGGGCTGTCCGCGAGGGCCCCTGGAAACTGCTGCACAATCCCAACGATCAGGCCGACAAGCAAAAACTTGCCCCGCGCGATAAGAAATGGTTTCTGGCCAATATCGAGGATGACCCAGGCGAACGGACAAATCTCGCGGCGCTGCACCCGGATATTGTCACCCGCCTGCAAGCACTGGAACCCGCCAGATAG
- a CDS encoding bifunctional YncE family protein/alkaline phosphatase family protein, with amino-acid sequence MNAISRGTPSLSIVLRFCKGISRRCYGIPSSGGGWLVLAFVAGVFSSACFARQAIQAEPGSAVADAPKTGQARARAPIAVQTRAPGEDVDSPSFRTRQHLAPNRNLLFNGLGLSPAGEAVRISDMALKMVIAPDGKAVVAVCSGYNQAGVNLVGLDGKRTMQFISLKEAFNGLAFAPDGKKFYVTGGDRGAIYVFKYSSGKAELEKEVQPNPDENFVFLAGMTVQASSGIIYVCNEANHEVWVLEPETLKLERTIAVGQHPHSCLIGGDGRHLYVSNWGSRSVSIIDTKLQRRVRDLMVGVRPNDMALAPDGRLFVACAGDNTVHVIATGHIERPGEEPGPTRRLWEGSREIISTSLYPQSPEGSTPCGVAVSPDGKTLFVVNADQNSVLVADISGALMEDASRHGEKISVVNGFIPVGWYPTAVAVSPDNRFLLVANGKGLMSRQSYPPKFSSPTKGYRGVGFDTTGRIFEGSISFIPRPDTAQMAAYTEQVRRNSSYHPEHLMQAPLPGDTVIPAHVGDPCPIKYVIYIIKENRTYDQVLGDMTDAQGRPLGNGDPKLTIYGEKVTPNQHALAREYVLFDDLFSNSEVSVDGHSWCDAAMATDFNQRSWIISYSRHGRLPGNEEMETPVNGYLWDLCRRNGVSFKTYGEGSQRVPSVNRGDWSGGRDTARVKHWIADLYRAEQSGDMPRFSIMALGENHTQGTRPGAPTPEACVGNNDLALGQLVEAASHSRFWNQMAIFVIEDDTQNGPDHVDAHRTAGFVISPYCKRHFVDSTLYTTASMVRTIELILGLPPLTQFDAGATPMFNCFQSQPIATQWAVLTPQVDLNARNTAKSPYAKESSRMNFKAYDLAPEDELNRILWAEARPSEPYPAPIHRMLFTRALGQ; translated from the coding sequence ATGAATGCTATTTCTCGGGGTACGCCATCCCTTTCGATAGTCCTGCGTTTCTGCAAGGGTATTTCCAGGCGGTGCTATGGAATTCCTTCGTCGGGCGGGGGTTGGTTGGTTCTGGCTTTTGTTGCCGGGGTGTTCAGTAGCGCGTGCTTTGCCCGGCAGGCTATTCAAGCCGAGCCCGGGAGCGCTGTGGCCGATGCTCCCAAAACTGGCCAGGCGCGGGCACGGGCGCCAATCGCTGTGCAAACGCGCGCGCCAGGGGAGGATGTCGATAGCCCTTCATTCCGCACCCGGCAGCATCTGGCGCCGAACCGCAATCTGCTCTTCAACGGCTTAGGTTTATCCCCCGCCGGTGAGGCTGTGCGCATCAGCGATATGGCTTTAAAAATGGTCATCGCGCCCGATGGCAAAGCAGTAGTGGCTGTCTGCTCAGGTTACAATCAGGCGGGAGTGAACCTCGTCGGCCTGGATGGCAAACGGACCATGCAGTTCATCTCCCTTAAGGAAGCATTCAACGGCTTGGCCTTCGCTCCGGACGGCAAGAAGTTTTATGTTACCGGGGGAGACCGTGGGGCGATTTACGTTTTCAAGTATAGCAGCGGCAAGGCCGAGCTGGAGAAGGAGGTCCAACCCAATCCGGACGAGAATTTTGTGTTTTTGGCAGGCATGACCGTTCAGGCTTCTAGCGGAATTATTTATGTCTGCAATGAAGCCAACCACGAGGTCTGGGTTTTGGAACCCGAGACGTTGAAGCTGGAGAGGACGATTGCCGTGGGCCAACATCCGCATTCCTGTCTCATTGGGGGGGATGGCCGGCACCTTTATGTGAGCAATTGGGGCAGCCGCAGCGTGAGCATCATTGACACCAAACTGCAGCGCCGCGTGCGCGATTTGATGGTCGGGGTTCGCCCCAATGATATGGCCCTGGCCCCTGATGGACGATTGTTTGTGGCGTGCGCCGGCGATAACACGGTGCATGTAATTGCCACCGGCCACATCGAAAGACCAGGCGAGGAGCCGGGCCCGACCCGGCGCTTGTGGGAGGGGTCCCGTGAGATTATCAGCACCTCCCTTTATCCGCAGTCGCCCGAGGGCAGCACTCCCTGCGGTGTGGCCGTTTCACCGGACGGCAAAACGCTATTTGTGGTCAACGCGGACCAGAACAGTGTGCTGGTGGCCGATATCTCGGGCGCGCTGATGGAGGATGCAAGCCGGCACGGGGAGAAGATTTCCGTTGTAAATGGATTCATCCCAGTCGGCTGGTATCCAACCGCTGTGGCCGTCTCGCCGGACAACAGATTTCTTCTGGTTGCCAACGGCAAGGGCCTGATGTCGCGGCAAAGCTATCCGCCTAAATTCTCCTCGCCCACCAAAGGCTACCGGGGCGTGGGCTTTGATACAACGGGCCGCATTTTCGAAGGGAGCATCTCATTTATCCCGCGGCCAGACACCGCCCAGATGGCGGCGTATACCGAACAGGTTCGGCGCAATTCATCTTATCACCCCGAGCACCTGATGCAGGCTCCCTTGCCCGGTGACACTGTCATTCCCGCGCACGTGGGCGACCCGTGTCCGATCAAGTACGTCATTTACATCATTAAAGAGAACCGCACTTACGACCAAGTCCTGGGCGACATGACCGATGCTCAGGGCCGCCCGTTGGGCAATGGCGACCCGAAGCTGACCATTTACGGCGAAAAGGTCACACCGAACCAGCATGCCTTGGCGCGCGAGTATGTGCTGTTCGACGACCTTTTCAGCAACAGCGAGGTGAGCGTGGATGGTCATAGCTGGTGCGACGCTGCTATGGCGACTGATTTCAACCAGCGTTCGTGGATCATTTCCTATTCGAGACATGGCCGGCTCCCCGGCAACGAGGAGATGGAAACTCCGGTCAACGGTTATCTCTGGGACCTGTGCCGGCGCAATGGGGTGAGCTTTAAGACCTACGGCGAAGGGTCCCAGCGGGTGCCTTCAGTTAACCGCGGCGATTGGAGCGGAGGCCGCGATACCGCGCGGGTGAAGCACTGGATTGCCGACCTCTACCGCGCCGAACAGAGCGGCGATATGCCCCGGTTCAGCATCATGGCCCTGGGCGAAAACCATACCCAAGGCACCCGCCCCGGCGCCCCGACCCCCGAGGCTTGTGTGGGCAATAACGACTTGGCCCTTGGCCAATTGGTTGAGGCGGCCAGCCATAGCCGGTTTTGGAATCAAATGGCCATCTTCGTTATTGAAGATGACACCCAGAATGGTCCGGACCACGTCGATGCGCATCGGACGGCGGGCTTTGTCATCAGCCCCTATTGCAAACGCCACTTCGTTGACAGCACCCTCTACACCACCGCCAGCATGGTGCGCACCATCGAGCTGATACTCGGCCTGCCTCCGCTGACCCAGTTTGATGCCGGCGCGACTCCCATGTTCAACTGTTTCCAAAGTCAGCCGATAGCGACGCAATGGGCGGTCTTAACGCCGCAAGTCGATCTCAATGCCAGAAACACCGCCAAATCACCTTATGCGAAGGAATCGAGCCGGATGAATTTCAAGGCCTACGACCTTGCCCCGGAGGACGAATTGAACCGGATTCTGTGGGCTGAGGCGCGTCCAAGCGAGCCTTACCCGGCGCCCATCCATCGGATGCTCTTTACGCGCGCGCTTGGGCAGTAA
- a CDS encoding Gfo/Idh/MocA family oxidoreductase — protein MNTQIPQKFHSQKETCASGSLDITRRKFLAGAGSAALGLTLLKPQLARAAQENSKLNLGVIGCGGRGAWIAELFAKNGNYNVAALGDYFQDRVDAAGTKLNVAPAKRFTGLSAYKRLLDEKLDAVAIISPPYFHPEHAAAAVEAGKHVYLAKPIAVDVPGCRLVEGSGRKATANKLTFLVDFQTRAMPAYQEVLSRIHKGDIGKLVTVYAEYQTSLMFEDRDNQLRKDPKNPETRLRAWGIDRLISGDVITEQNIHALDVATWIVNDHPLRAYGRGGRARPFLGDCWDHYSVLFFFPNDLMVTFTSKQVGFGFDDIMVRAHGTLGTAETNYGGKCWLHSRDDVFEGKTDNIYQVGVEHNIATFYENVTQGECSNPTVAPSVRSNLTTILGRTAVYKQTEVTWDEILKAGEKWELDTTGLKT, from the coding sequence GTGAACACGCAAATTCCACAGAAATTCCACTCCCAAAAGGAAACCTGCGCATCGGGCAGCCTGGACATCACCCGGCGTAAATTCCTGGCCGGCGCCGGGTCTGCCGCGCTCGGTTTGACTCTTCTGAAACCGCAACTGGCTCGCGCGGCGCAGGAAAACTCCAAGCTCAATCTCGGTGTGATCGGCTGCGGCGGGCGCGGGGCCTGGATTGCCGAGCTGTTCGCTAAAAATGGCAACTATAACGTGGCCGCCCTCGGCGACTATTTCCAGGATCGCGTAGATGCGGCCGGCACAAAACTCAACGTCGCCCCTGCCAAACGGTTCACAGGATTGTCGGCATACAAACGGCTGCTCGATGAGAAGCTCGACGCGGTCGCCATCATCTCCCCGCCTTACTTCCACCCGGAACATGCCGCCGCAGCGGTCGAAGCGGGCAAACACGTTTACCTGGCCAAACCGATAGCCGTCGACGTTCCAGGCTGCCGGTTGGTCGAAGGGAGCGGGCGCAAAGCGACCGCGAACAAATTGACCTTCCTGGTCGATTTCCAAACACGCGCCATGCCCGCCTACCAGGAGGTGCTTTCGCGCATTCATAAAGGTGACATTGGCAAGCTGGTTACTGTCTATGCCGAATACCAGACCAGCCTCATGTTCGAGGACCGCGACAACCAACTCCGCAAGGACCCGAAAAATCCCGAGACCCGCCTGCGCGCCTGGGGCATCGACCGGCTCATCTCCGGCGATGTGATTACCGAACAGAACATCCACGCCCTCGATGTCGCCACATGGATTGTTAATGACCATCCGCTTCGCGCTTACGGGCGTGGCGGGCGCGCCCGCCCGTTCCTGGGCGATTGCTGGGACCATTATTCGGTGCTCTTTTTCTTCCCCAACGATCTCATGGTGACCTTTACCTCGAAACAGGTCGGCTTTGGCTTTGATGACATCATGGTCCGCGCACACGGGACCCTTGGAACGGCTGAAACCAATTACGGCGGCAAATGCTGGCTGCACAGCCGCGATGATGTCTTTGAGGGCAAGACAGACAATATTTACCAGGTCGGCGTCGAGCATAATATCGCCACGTTCTATGAGAACGTCACTCAGGGCGAATGCTCGAACCCCACGGTGGCGCCCAGCGTCCGCAGCAATCTGACTACCATCCTGGGCCGCACCGCCGTTTACAAGCAAACCGAGGTGACCTGGGACGAAATACTCAAGGCCGGTGAAAAATGGGAGTTAGACACAACCGGTCTGAAGACATAA
- a CDS encoding acetate/propionate family kinase — protein MNPAKACILTINGGSSSIKFALFEAAQGLRRVLEGRIERIGLEDPRFRVKGPTGADSFTRVVKAPDHRAAVGVLMDWVEQKMTKSGLAAIGHRVVHGGPNYTQPQRITPELVQALHQLEPFDPEHLPEETLLTEAFQERFPDVPQIACFDTVFHHDLPPVARLLAIPRGYAAKGVRRYGFHGLSYAYLLEELARVAGPQIARGRLVLAHLGNGASLAAVREGRPVDTTMGLTPAGGIPMSTRSGDLDPGLVWYLARTERLDARHWNEMVNFQSGLLGISETSSDMQDLLEREGRDVRAADAVAMFCYQVKKCIGAFVAALGGIDCLVFAGGIGENASAVRARICQGLDFLGIELDEQENAAQAGVISKKSSRALVRVIRTDEEWMIAKTACAVLGISVCANVKPERAQNS, from the coding sequence ATGAATCCGGCCAAGGCTTGCATCCTGACAATCAATGGCGGCTCGTCGAGCATCAAGTTTGCTCTGTTCGAGGCGGCTCAGGGATTGCGCCGGGTTCTGGAGGGGAGAATCGAACGCATCGGGCTTGAGGACCCGCGGTTTCGTGTCAAAGGGCCAACCGGCGCTGATTCCTTCACCCGCGTCGTAAAGGCCCCGGACCATCGGGCAGCAGTCGGGGTGTTGATGGATTGGGTTGAACAAAAGATGACGAAATCGGGCCTGGCCGCTATTGGCCATCGAGTGGTTCACGGAGGGCCAAACTACACACAACCCCAACGCATCACCCCTGAATTGGTCCAGGCCTTGCATCAGCTCGAACCATTCGATCCGGAACACCTGCCCGAAGAAACTCTCCTGACAGAGGCCTTTCAGGAGCGGTTTCCCGATGTGCCCCAAATCGCCTGTTTCGATACGGTCTTCCACCACGACCTGCCGCCCGTGGCGCGTCTGCTGGCTATCCCGCGAGGCTACGCAGCCAAAGGAGTCCGCCGCTATGGATTTCACGGTTTATCCTATGCCTATCTCCTCGAAGAACTGGCGCGTGTTGCGGGGCCTCAAATAGCCCGTGGCCGGCTGGTGCTGGCGCACCTGGGCAACGGCGCCAGCCTTGCCGCCGTTCGTGAGGGGCGCCCTGTCGATACGACCATGGGCCTGACGCCAGCCGGAGGCATCCCGATGAGCACTCGTTCAGGCGACCTGGACCCAGGGTTAGTTTGGTACTTGGCCAGGACTGAACGTCTTGACGCGCGGCATTGGAATGAGATGGTCAATTTTCAATCCGGATTGCTGGGCATTTCTGAAACCAGTTCGGATATGCAGGACTTGCTCGAACGCGAGGGGCGGGATGTTCGGGCCGCAGACGCGGTGGCGATGTTTTGCTATCAGGTTAAAAAGTGTATTGGGGCATTCGTTGCGGCCCTGGGCGGAATCGATTGTCTGGTGTTTGCCGGCGGCATCGGTGAGAATGCCTCGGCTGTCCGCGCCCGGATTTGTCAGGGATTGGATTTTCTTGGAATCGAGCTGGACGAGCAAGAAAACGCGGCGCAGGCCGGCGTTATTTCGAAGAAAAGCAGCCGCGCCCTCGTGCGAGTCATTCGGACCGATGAGGAATGGATGATAGCCAAAACGGCATGCGCCGTGCTGGGTATTTCGGTCTGCGCCAATGTAAAACCCGAAAGGGCACAAAACTCATGA